Part of the Zingiber officinale cultivar Zhangliang chromosome 6A, Zo_v1.1, whole genome shotgun sequence genome, acttccagactgtggcgagaTACTAGGCATTCCTGGTTATTGGACCAATAACTACTTtatagacaaagtctcttaaggaaattcaaacatttaattttctcgctgaaaacgctaaatctaattaaaatttaagttagacaagactttgtaacccaatatagattccagccaactagattaattaagaattttaaggaacatatttctttgaaaattttctaatttgtcccttatgaaatctaagatgtcagcttagtctattataattttgagttctaatattcaagcatgcatgatttttcaagttctttatttcattttataaattgtcattttccaattttattttatcaaattcttctaatggacaagattttgccagaactaattttaactctttaatttctttttctagcttgcaacaattctttgataaatattttataaacttaaacgacttatcaggaggaagagatcgtacctgacttaccttgtcaattacATTATCTGTAGCTCCCCTGAaatgttgctttcttccgatgtcgctccccctttatttatgctctcgatactcatttcggatgagcttgcttcgttttAGTAGTCTTGATAGCTTGTCATTAACACGAGTCCGGAGAAAACCTCAatctctgattcggacgacgtttcgtcccacgtcaccttcaaGTTTTTGTGCTTGTtcgtttggacaggcttcttgttcttgcctttatccttgttcttcaatttaggatAGTCGTCTTTAACGTGtcattcttcattgtagtggtagcatctgatttttcttctctttctaccctgcagatggttagtttttctagatttaaattacattttaaattgatttaccaTCATCATCGTTTCCTCGTGATCGAAAGAAGATTCTGGCTCTTGTTCATCCATCTTCACCTTGAGGCCAatattgtgctttggctccttctttaaatctgcacatcttgattcatggatttcaaacattgaaaataactcttctaaaataacagattctaagtccttagagatatagtagacatctactaatgtgcccatttcgtatttctagggaAAACATTTagagtgtaccttagcgaatctcgattgcttacattttctctgagattcgaaagtccggtgatgaactcCTTAATCCTCCAGTGAAGGTGTGCAGTGGAttcgtcttcttcaaatcgaaggttggtgagttggttgcgaagtaagtctcgtctcgcgagcttggcttcaaaCGTCCCTTGGTGTAGctcaagaaacttctcccaaaactcctttgctgagttgtaggcgccgatccggttgacttcttgtggcggtaggatgctcagcagatggaactctactttgccGTTTGTCATGTAGTCgatctgctccttcttcgtccactggtattcttccttacctttgggtgctacaaaatcgaacttcattattaaaatcaattcaaaatcggttttaaagaatacctgcattctctttttccaacTCGCGAACTCTCCCTTAAACTTTGATGAGTGTGGGTATATACTCGGGTCGGCCATCGATTCGGTGCttcgatcggtggttagtcctcctgaagcatcttggctctgataccacttgttaggacccttagcgaccgactagagggggtgaatagtctctgcacaaataaaaataaaaatacctttatcagacaactaacttaattaaaaaacacttgcataagaaacgATAAAGAAATCAAAAAGACAGAGACAcaaaagtttttacttggttacaaccgggaaggttgttaatctaaggaagtagagcgcactaatatctccttcaggcggagaagcctctttacagtaatgatcgcacaaaaagatgaagctaacCGAAAActagaagcgtacaagtgttgcttCTCAATATGCTTGTTAtttttagcttcttggaccaaggctttatttatagccttggtcggggcacctggaagggttctaggtgcctggagggggataaaactttattcccttcgcaacggatcgcgaTCAAACGTGATCCGGATAAActtcggttccgggcgcccgaaagggtttcGGGTGCTCGAACTtggaaagtcaaccatgttgactttttcaatcCGGGCCTTCCGCTTCGGTTTCGCTcacctcggttcgggtcttctactccagtttctcttgcttgggtgatctcgaccatccagaataggactcacccaaatcaaacttccggccttctcgagcaaacttctgctcatggcttctcgtccctcggaaacgtcgcacgcctccttttcgtccgcccgcgtactcttccgcagctccttgtccctcggacgcaccgagtccattggcctctcccgtgccatccttctcgctagttgtgtcttttgctcgacgctcTGTGCTCCTAAATTCTTGTATATTTAGACACAAAGTtaaatataacaggacctaatttaatttatttgatcacatcaaaataatattgaaataccGACATTTAATGTATTTGTTATTTATAAACGGAACTCCATAGTTAATGAAGAGCTCACTTTTTATTATTCACTTGAGGCCTCATCAAACACAAGTACATCTCTAGGAGAGATTTgaacttaatataataaattatatatttctatataaataaaagaaaacaagacCTACTTTCTATTTGCTGGACTTAGGGTAAGGATCGAAAGGCTCAACAAAATAAAAGTATGAGGCTTTCTATTATGGACCGGATAACTACTATGATGACTTGTTCTTCCCATTAGTGACTTTTGGTCGAAGAtaggaaacaaaaaaaaatcaaaagaaaattaaaagaaaaaaaaaaagaaaaaaagtaagAACTACGGTTGATTTCCTTGAATTGGCCAAGGGAAAAGAAACAGAAATAATAAAACAATTACAAGGATTGAAAGAAAAGAGACCAAAAGTCTTACTCTCCTTCCTAACGATTATGACTAACTTcgacattaaaaaaaatgaaaacaaggGTTACTTTTATTGGAGAGAAAGAAGAACTACTATGGGTCGTCTGGAAAACaattaaagaaaaggaagaaagagggaTCCTACTCTCGAGAGGAAGGAAAACTAAGAAGAGCTCATAATTAAGCTACAGTCGGGggaaaaaaatagagaagaaataAGAAGATGACGCATGGAGATTTGCTAGAATAATCCATTGTACACCATTTTAACTTACtttttataagaaattattttcaagGTTACATTTTATAAGAAACTATTTTCAAGATTCGAATTTATAACTTTTTTAATCAAGGCTCCTCTTCATCTCCATATCTATAAGATATATTTATTAAATCgtaatccaattttaatttaatacttTCACTTCGTATTCTATAATTCAATTAGTTTTTATTTAgttagttaaaaaattaaaactcacagagatagtaaagaaaaaaaaacgttGATGCATAAAAAAAACGAGGATCGAGGAAGGACTATAGCCCAGGACAGCTGCTTTTTCCTCCTTTTTGGTACATCGCTTTCGTTGGGTTCCACATTCGGCATGACTTAGATTCCTACTTTGAAAGCAGATAGCTACTGCAGGAGTCAAAAGTAAACGAGATCTAATATCCATTGTCGGTTTAAATGATGTTCCCAGGGCATAGTATAATTGGGAGCGTATGATTTCGTGACTGAGAGGTCTAGAGTTTCATCTTCGGAATGTCATTATCTGAAGTTAGTATTTCGGTCATGCACTTTCAACTGTATATCTATATTTACCTCTCTGTATATTCATGGAATCGGCTCTAAGGAGATTACTGATATGACGATTCCACATTGTCGGTCAAAATGAGAGCGAAAGAATGTAATTCAATCGACATACCCATTACTAGGTAATGTTAGAGGGAAGGCTCATTCAGATCAGAGGTAAAAAATACCacggataaaaaaaaaattgaaagaaaaataatTGGTTTTTTCTTAATCCAAGTATTTGAGTTTGGATCCAACCAATTCTAGAGAGCGGGCCCACGCTCTCTGAAATTAATAACGAGATATTTTGTATTAAAAATAGACCCTAAAAACAACTATCTATACAAATACCCACCAGCATCATGCCATGTAGCCATGTAGGTAGGGTGGAGAtcaataattttaattctttCCCGGATTGATTCCATGCAAGTAGGAAACCATCTAAATTTGAAGCTCTATTTTGGAAACCCCGTTGCAGCGGATCCAGGCTCGAATTGGAAGAAACGAACCAGGTCATTCCCATTCCCAGTCAATCTCCATCACTGTGTATGCCAAGTAGCAATGAGCTCGAGCCCTACAGTGACCTTCCTTAAACCGACCTTCCATTTTTAATGATCGCGACCGATGAGCCGTCCCTACTAACGTCCGCCCAGCTTGTCCGCCCGCTACGCGTGTCCCAGCGGTGGCGCCGCCCCGTAGCCGAGCCCACTCCGTCGCCGTTACCTGTCCCCGAGGGGAAGGGAACTATTGGAGCGACGGACGATTTATTGACCTCGGCGGTGTTCGATCGTTTGCTTGAACCGAGCGGTTGCAAGTTTGCATCGTCCTTTCGGTGCTTGCCCTCGGGGTTGGCGGGATGGAGGAGAGGTACGAGCCGATGAAGGAGCTGGGAGTCGGGAATTTCGGGGTGGCGAGGTTGGTGAAGGATAGAAGGACGGGGGAGCTCGTCGCCGTCAAGTATATTGAAAGAGGGAAGAAGGTAAAGAAAGAATCTTGTGGCGCGTAGATCcttcttgttttgttttgttttgcccTTGTGGGTTTTAAGTTCGatctttgtgtgtttgatatctGTTTGCGTGTTTGATTTGAGAGTTGAatcgagttttttttttttttttttttgttgttgttgttaaatTTGTTGTGTGAAATTGAGATTTGAATTGCTCTGAAGCTGAATGATCCCCTTTGCTGTTTCTTTCAGATTGATGAGCATGTGCAGCGAGAAATAATTAACCACAGGTCATTGAGGCATCCAAATATTGTGCGGTTTAAGGAGGTAGAAATTCaactttttatattttattttcaggagTATTTGTCGCTGATAAGTTCTCTTTCACTTCGTTATCTGTGCTAATTTGCATGACTGTTTTTGATAGCCCGCCATTATTATGTTGTTATATTATCAGCTATAAGGATTAAGATTAAAGTTCATCTATATTTTTCTTGTGCGATGTTTGTTGTTCCTGTATACGTGTTGACAAGTAGTTTTAACTGTTTCTTTCAAACATCTTACTATTAACTCTATTCAACTTCTGGTTATAAATGCATGATGATACAATTATTCTATTTCAAAGCATCTAACTGAGAAATATTTTCTTGCTGCAAATTAAGCTTCTTTCTTGCCTTCAAAGTATTTAGATTAACCTGATCCTTATTTTATGGTAAAGTACTGATAGTATTCTTAGTTTCATGGCTTACCAGTCCGTGCTTAAATGCTGCTGATTTTATCTGAGATGAGTCGTCATGCATTCTTGTACTCTAGATGCACCCCTCTAACCTAGGTAATATTGTAATCATGTGCAAGCCCAAACATTTTAATATCGACATTGAGAAACTATATAGAAGCCCTTTTCCAAAGGTTAATGAGAGTCTTCTACGAAGAGGTTCGACTTTGATTTACCTGATTTGTGTTTATAAGATTACCTAGCATGCAATAATGTGTTTGTCACATATGTGAATATACTTAAGGAAAACGGCATGAAAAAGTCTTCTCACGTATATTGGATGTTTCTTTATCTAGGAGGTTCATGTTTGAGATTCTGAGTTAATAAGAACTTGTATCACTCGCTGAATGAGATGGGTTCTTGCAGGTGGTGCTAACACCAACACACCTAGCTATAGTTATGGAATATGCTGCTGGTGGTGAACTATTTGAAAGGATATGCAATGCTGGTCGGTTTAGTGAAGATGAGGTTGTCTGAGTACTAAACATGTTCTCTTATTTTCAAGATTATCACAATTATtgggttctttttctttttcatacTTTGGTGTGTATctatttttagttataatttcTGTGGGTATTTTATCCAACAGGCAAGGTTCTTTTTTCAGCAGCTGATATCAGGAGTCAGTTATTGTCATTCTATGGTACATCATAAGTTATGTTTGATCTGAATTCATTTAGGGAATAGGTAGTTGTTCAGTAATATTACACTCTTTTTTTCCAGGAAATATGTCACCGTGATCTTAAGCTTGAGAATACACTCTTGGATGGAAGTCCTACACCGCGTGTTAAAATATGCGACTTTGGTTACTCAAAGGTGAACTTATCTGTTGTTTATGCATTTCTGTCAATTTCAGTGATTATGTTCATGAGTATGTCTGTCCCTGTTGTCTTGCAGTCGGCTTTGTTGCATTCACAGCCCAAGTCAACAGTGGGTACTCCTGCTTACATTGCACCAGAGGTTCTATCAAGGAAAGAATATGACGGAAAGGTAATTATAAATACTTAACTCTATATGTATTGTCTGATCCCTTAATGTGTGTTTTGAGACAGAAAATGAAACAATCTAATCATAGTTTCAATGTACCTAACTTTTGTTAAGAAAGGTTTCAAAGGGCCTTGAGATTTCTGAGAATAGCACATGTATATACAAATAGTCTTGTTGCTTTTTCTCCATATGCCATGCTTGTCAAGAAAT contains:
- the LOC121996679 gene encoding serine/threonine-protein kinase SAPK3-like isoform X2 codes for the protein MEERYEPMKELGVGNFGVARLVKDRRTGELVAVKYIERGKKIDEHVQREIINHRSLRHPNIVRFKEVVLTPTHLAIVMEYAAGGELFERICNAGRFSEDEARFFFQQLISGVSYCHSMEICHRDLKLENTLLDGSPTPRVKICDFGYSKSALLHSQPKSTVGTPAYIAPEVLSRKEYDGKIADVWSCGVTLYVMLVGSYPFEDPEDPRNFRKTISRILSVQYSFPDYIRVSPGCRQVLSQIFVADPSKRITIPEIKKHPWFLKNLPREIINGEKTNYETENGQSSQSVEEIMHIIEEAKKPSECLTAHDRALSELAEADELEAGIDTEVDSSGDFWSPI
- the LOC121996679 gene encoding serine/threonine-protein kinase SAPK3-like isoform X1 gives rise to the protein MEERYEPMKELGVGNFGVARLVKDRRTGELVAVKYIERGKKIDEHVQREIINHRSLRHPNIVRFKEVVLTPTHLAIVMEYAAGGELFERICNAGRFSEDEARFFFQQLISGVSYCHSMEICHRDLKLENTLLDGSPTPRVKICDFGYSKVNLSVVYAFLSISVIMFMSMSVPVVLQSALLHSQPKSTVGTPAYIAPEVLSRKEYDGKIADVWSCGVTLYVMLVGSYPFEDPEDPRNFRKTISRILSVQYSFPDYIRVSPGCRQVLSQIFVADPSKRITIPEIKKHPWFLKNLPREIINGEKTNYETENGQSSQSVEEIMHIIEEAKKPSECLTAHDRALSELAEADELEAGIDTEVDSSGDFWSPI